The proteins below come from a single Aptenodytes patagonicus chromosome 2, bAptPat1.pri.cur, whole genome shotgun sequence genomic window:
- the XIRP1 gene encoding xin actin-binding repeat-containing protein 1 isoform X1, whose product MEKAEKLGPAQPFPFLCHSPRSSPERRAVPLRKSVSVSELVAWYQSILDCESSMSKQEHPKLMERRYLSQTNVSPMGKKHALSQSHPSDMCLSKSMENLPIPNISAPARNLRGLLASFDTPKTTPRCKSLHFAPLRTPSPNGILRKRETDARIMTTIQPLSMETKPHKDPSFPSSLQSIQRKAQWSPATIKWKECPAKEGKLSRNKQAIISSVPDTADDSATSRSYERTWSFLDISANTSHILHQGRGRSSAPSVKELSALYLSQTAAAAAHASSPAQPSTVKDNSIHSPHRQKKSKMSEAQKSSKVAIKKMEDDLPPPPALGSVQVIAPGSQDLNPLPVPPPKQAFSKFYQQRQVNELKRLYRHMHPELRKNLEEAVTEDLAEMLNTEDPNAQASVNLDKVLPGEVQSMRWIFENWALDSIGDHQATKKLAEEEIIPGGDVKSTSLRFESQSINGDSLSTSAKVSETDLARGDVHTARWLFETQPLDSLNKLYSDETEVQEAVLKEPVQGGDVKGARQLFEAQSLDAIGRCCSVEEKSILQLKSEIQELKGDVKKTVRLFQTEPLCAIRDKTGKIHEIKSVCREEIQSNAVRTARWLFETQPLDTINKDTSKVQIIRGISLEEIGRPDVSGARWIFETQPLDAIREITVEEQDFKASTDFVTGADVSKQRMLFETQTLDSLKGEASESTVAKEKVIGGDVKSTLWLFETQPMETLKDNFEVGRLKKVELSAEEKGDVKQRKHVFETCPLGSISKAFEEEIPAPSMEEVVKGDVKSFKTLFETLPLDSIKQADAEPVTKEEEKIPAGNVKANQILFETTPLYAIKDSFGNFHEVTSVSREQIISGDVKNYKWMFETRPLDQFDESTKKVDIIRGITKQEVVAGDVRTAKWLFETQPMDVIHHQAMQGQEHPSMKREISQRGDVKTCKWLFETQPIHTLYEKAEKKQEEDGSVPQADVKSYTWMFETQPLDSLKGQEEQYLQVSKAYSQEELQGVDVKTVRHLFETEPLGSSAVGEADRKKTMRYSSRVEIQSGEVSRVKEFFEAKPLDAATKPTSQKDDGTIEAGSVHKFTWLFENYPMDSLKDSSEGIQEIPPEKDIKGEDVGGKRFVFETYSLDQIHDRVDETELQKIQKDTMSKANVKSCTMLFESQPLYAIQDKEGRYHEVTSVQKEEIMKGDVKGARWLFETKPLDQIKKEEEVFVIRAVTQEDIKKGDVQAARWRFETEPLDSFTGGKMSVPRTVDDVQKGDVQSNKQLFESQQVGQKKYVRMVSVSDVQRGDVRTSTWLFENQPVDSLYGDAERGSSISTVQREDSQKGDVKRCTWLFETQPMDTLKDPEVMASSGAQEAIPCADVKSTTWLFESTPLDKFSASESSIETELKERTMKETLETLCTCQAIQHDGILIEANDTESVKMVKYQLSSPGAPKILKEEIVGGHLQRIMLQLLHRTNVEAQSVLVEEDREGKIKVSPLQLLDQSEAVKGKEDLSGNVAKALQGLLSQDASIKKGMVLQETKSGSVKMTLYSLLFHSVQQKVVKGDVKSTIGNLLASSQEQKATATIKREDNEKGNVQLFASCIEKGDLDYLKNLQQESEIQSLISSQAEQGAAVSAPRVVQGAKIHILPNKEQIEKVIAEGEPGAMEGAKKVFAFESMGKEGALEREAVHAAGVTGTTVQCLGKSLPTVMGKEEILSGGLKVTTKSIQRVADVSKKAEKEEATTASLKEPKAMTQGKFPTQVTAQGGEVAGKQQSLVTGEASQMQPEEKALGSDLQAAMQSLRLATAEAKNIQHHVQRKLQKNKEDVHMACRQQAASTQGTVILQSTVRQQDSASTTQESTSTAIRTTTTRVQEASKTHTSVSQKSIASHKKVSASEEVQGGQLLSQESQVVPSRDFSIKDGLYTATPVKTYINPFVESDYKEQSVQEERDVIIRGDVQTAIRALQSAATEQRLVEKEDVVRGNLKATLQSLEKSNVNVSRGDFKAAMIYRNAGQSYSVCKKKNETQVVSNQTAVVASGSQADNDFPPPPSAAVMKAEHCPPSTTATKEGALPLPTSKDEAPGCSAPLQSPLLALPSLSCKPSDQSPVEKPRTPPKPEITAPPRKKPVPPPKPEHLLHEAHSAFANNSTSRSTKPIPPPLPPKPPGLREISKPKSPPMELGLSCVEVSEQPGHGEVQTKCCTLETSVNKPVTGQGMSPERKLPKNTAKTPLQMAEERYKASKGGQGKVESDSAKTSKPIKNGVVSFEVEHEMMTGKAAAPRRCPGEVVQRHIDRCQDENACSSVSHPTCPGRAQTLNVPGQTEPSTSPVGHTTRPKRGDDIAQNTTSKVERESVSNSYGSRDSQRVVQQVNERTQMCHSVSFHQQPMNPFEEQQQGNSGQLKCPDGEAEAPAQEKPAVVMREKNKRETEDERRKRLSVHKEEIMKGNVKEAMEIFENLRRQEELQEILTRVKEFEEETSKVDVKALKSFFEKVPDWVVRQKAHQAKQQDRAETLAKEDADSVSSVELVFGDLERASAEIIHLKEQTLARLLDIEEAIKKALYSVSSLKSESDIAGLSGLFKESLGNTQSSVSSSNIRKISIVSSKAKQEGITLETGEAASVEGTKVAEKTEVTKAELEVPRLIQSRVSSPSSPSYISIESAARKPSESPRTAHSPWDVPSPDCLDTPEKRDAFAQDSFSSFNHLSAGSSGHDMTPFDKRPEPVQTKVELSSMKQHTLGNANHPISEKERCPLDTSKGSCHCGMKGGFSDYCSLNVPSPQNPRRQKSILELQTGPDGSKLYGATRTVMEQYEEMDQFGNKIITSSTTVTKQSETQTSSTCDVVSHPQYEVSASPVFRRYLKSPGEDFHSNGSFQEPGVVFVTFGNSKPKK is encoded by the exons ACGAGAGGACGTGGTCATTTTTAGACATATCAGCCAACACCAGCCACATACTTCACCAAGGACGAGGGAGGTCCTCTGCGCCCTCCGTGAAGGAGCTGTCAGCTCTCTATCTCtcccagacagctgctgctgctgctcacgccAGCAGCCCCGCACAGCCG AGTACTGTGAAGGACAACTCCATTCACTCTccccacagacagaaaaaaagcaag ATGTCAGAAGCTCAGAAATCATCTAAGGTTGCCATCAAGAAAATGGAAGACGACTTacctccccctcccgcccttgGCTCAGTCCAGGTCATCGCTCCAGGGAGCCAGGATCTCAACCCACTCCCTGTGCCTCCTCCAAAGCAAGCCTTCTCCAAGTTCTACCAGCAGCGTCAAGTGAATGAGCTAAAGAGGCTCTACAGACACATGCATCCTGAGCTCAGGAAGAACTTGGAAGAAGCTGTGACTGAGGACCTGGCAGAAATGCTTAATACGGAAGATCCCAATGCACAGGCGTCTGTGAACCTGGACAAAGTTCTTCCAGGAGAGGTTCAGTCTATGCGCTGGATTTTTGAGAACTGGGCACTTGACTCCATTGGGGACCATCAAGCCACAAAGAAGCTGGCAGAAGAAGAGATCATTCCCGGTGGGGATGTGAAAAGTACTTCCCTGAGATTTGAAAGCCAGTCAATCAATGGAGACAGTCTGTCAACATCAGCCAAGGTATCAGAAACAGACCTTGCCAGAGGGGATGTGCATACTGCCCGGTGGCTGTTTGAAACCCAACCACTAGACTCATTAAATAAACTGTATTCGGATGAAACGGAAGTGCAGGAGGCGGTTCTCAAGGAGCCTGTCCAGGGAGGTGATGTGAAAGGTGCCAGACAGCTCTTTGAAGCACAGTCCTTGGATGCTATAGGACGCTGCTGCTCAGTGGAGGAGAAGAGCATCCTACAACTCAAGTCAGAAATCCAGGAGCTAAAAGGCGATGTTAAGAAGACTGTCAGGCTCTTCCAAACGGAGCCTCTCTGTGCCATCAGAGACAAAACTGGGAAAATCCATGAAATCAAGTCCGTCTGCCGAGAAGAAATTCAGAGCAATGCAGTCAGAACGGCTCGCTGGCTGTTTGAGACTCAGCCCCTGGATACCATCAACAAGGACACTTCCAAAGTGCAAATAATCCGTGGGATTTCATTGGAAGAAATTGGAAGACCAGATGTCAGTGGAGCAAGGTGGATATTTGAAACTCAGCCTCTGGATGCCATCAGAGAAATCACAGTTGAAGAACAGGATTTCAAGGCTTCAACAGATTTTGTCACAGGGGCAGATGTCAGTAAGCAGCGAATGCTCTTTGAGACCCAGACTCTTGATTCCCTCAAAGGAGAAGCTTCAGAAAGCACTGTAGCCAAAGAAAAAGTCATTGGAGGTGATGTGAAATCTACACTCTGGCTATTTGAAACACAGCCAATGGAAACCCTGAAAGACAATTTTGAGGTGGGACGTTTAAAGAAAGTAGAGCTCtcagcagaggagaagggagatgTGAAGCAAAGAAAACATGTCTTTGAGACCTGTCCCCTTGGCAGCATCTCCAAGGCATTTGAGGAAGAAATTCCAGCCCCCAGCATGGAAGAGGTAGTGAAAGGGGATGTGAAGTCTTTCAAGACCCTGTTTGAGACTCTCCCCTTAGACAGCATTAAGCAGGCTGACGCTGAACCCGTCACCAAAGAAGAGGAGAAGATTCCAGCTGGCAACGTCAAAGCCAACCAAATCCTGTTTGAGACCACACCTCTGTATGCCATCAAGGATAGCTTTGGCAATTTCCATGAAGTCACCTCTGTAAGCAGAGAGCAAATCATCAGTGGTGATGTCAAGAACTACAAATGGATGTTCGAAACCAGGCCCCTGGACCAGTTTGATGAAAGCACCAAGAAAGTGGATATAATACGGGGGATCACAAAACAAGAGGTGGTGGCTGGTGATGTCAGAACAGCCAAGTGGCTCTTTGAAACTCAGCCCATGGACGTCATTCATCACCAAGCCATGCAAGGTCAGGAGCATCCCTCGATGAAGCGGGAGATCTCCCAGCGGGGGGATGTGAAGACCTGCAAGTGGCTTTTTGAGACCCAGCCCATCCACACCCTCTACGAGAAGGCTgaaaagaagcaggaggaggatggcagTGTGCCCCAAGCTGATGTGAAGTCATACACATGGATGTTTGAGACTCAGCCCTTGGACTCCCTGAAAGGCCAGGAGGAGCAGTATTTACAAGTCAGTAAGGCGTACAGTCAGGAGGAATTACAGGGAGTTGATGTCAAAACTGTCCGGCACCTATTTGAGACTGAACCCTTGGGCAGCAGTGCTGTCGGTGAAGCTGACCGAAAGAAAACCATGCGGTACTCCAGTCGTGTGGAGATACAGTCTGGGGAAGTGTCCAGAGTGAAGGAGTTCTTTGAAGCTAAGCCCTTGGATGCAGCCACCAAACCAACATCCCAGAAGGATGATGGGACAATTGAAGCCGGATCCGTGCACAAGTTCACTTGGCTCTTTGAGAACTACCCCATGGACTCCCTGAAGGACAGCTCTGAGGGCATCCAGGAGATCCCTCCAGAGAAGGATATCAAGGGGGAAGATGTTGGAGGCAAAAGGTTCGTATTTGAGACCTATTCCCTTGaccaaatccatgacagagtggaCGAGACAGAGCTCCAGAAGATCCAGAAAGACACCATGAGCAAAGCTAATGTCAAGTCCTGCACAATGCTCTTTGAAAGCCAACCCTTATATGCTATCCAGGACAAAGAGGGGAGATACCATGAGGTCACCTCAgtgcagaaagaagaaatcatGAAAGGTGATGTGAAAGGCGCCCGGTGGTTGTTTGAAACTAAGCCCTTGGATCAGAtcaagaaggaagaagaggtgtTTGTGATTAGGGCTGTTACCCAAGAGGACATCAAGAAAGGAGATGTCCAGGCTGCCCGGTGGAGGTTTGAGACAGAGCCTCTTGACTCCTTCACAGGGGGAAAGATGTCTGTGCCCAGAACAGTAGATGATGTGCAGAAGGGAGATGTTCAGTCCAACAAGCAGCTCTTTGAGTCCCAGCAAGTGGGCCAGAAGAAGTACGTGAGGATGGTCAGTGTCAGTGATGTTCAGCGGGGTGATGTGAGGACATCCACTTGGCTTTTTGAAAACCAGCCTGTGGACTCCCTGTACGGGGATGCGGAGAGAGGCTCATCTATCAGTACAGTGCAGAGAGAGGACAGCCAGAAAGGGGATGTAAAACGCTGCACCTGGTTGTTTGAAACTCAGCCAATGGACACCCTTAAGGACCCAGAGGTGATGGCCAGTTCTGGAGCCCAAGAAGCGATCCCTTGTGCAGATGTGAAAAGTACAACGTGGCTCTTCGAGAGCACACCCTTGGATAAATTTAGTGCTTCTGAAAGTAGTatagaaacagaactgaaagaaaGGACCATGAAGGAGACTTTAGAGACGCTCTGCACTTGCCAGGCTATTCAGCATGATGGGATCCTCATTGAAGCCAATGATACAGAGAGTGTGAAGATGGTGAAGTACCAGCTTAGCAGCCCAGGTGCTCCAAAGATCCTGAAAGAGGAGATTGTGGGAGGCCATTTGCAAAGGATcatgctgcagctcctgcacagAACCAATGTGGAAGCACAGAGTGTGCTGGTGGAGGAGGACAGAGAGGGCAAGATCAAAGTAAGCCCATTGCAGCTACTGGACCAGAGTGAAGctgttaaaggcaaagaggactTGAGCGGAAATGTAGCTAAGGCTTTACAGGGTCTCCTCAGTCAAGATGCTTCCATCAAAAAGGGGATGGTCTTACAAGAGACAAAGTCAGGatcagtgaagatgactctctacTCTCTCCTGTTCCATTCTGTCCAGCAGAAAGTTGTCAAGGGGGATGTGAAGTCAACGATAGGGAACCTGTTGGCTTCTTCTCAGGAGCAGAAAGCAACGGCAACCATTAAGCGTGAGGACAATGAGAAGGGAAATGTCCAGCTTTTTGCGAGCTGCATTGAGAAGGGAGATCTAGACTATCTGAAGAATCTCCAGCAGGAGTCAGAGATACAATCCCTCATCTCTTCCCAAGCAGAGCAGGGGGCAGCTGTGAGTGCCCCACGGGTTGTACAGGGAGCTAAGATACATATCTTACCAAATAAAGAACAAATAGAGAAAGTAATTGCAGAGGGTGAGCCAGGGGCTATGGAGGGAGCAAAAAAGGTATTCGCATTTGAAAGCATGGGCAAAGAGGGTGCATTAGAGAGGGAGGCTGTGCATGCAGCAGGTGTGACAGGCACCACTGTGCAATGTCTTGGGAAGTCCCTGCCCACAGtgatgggaaaggaagaaattctgTCAGGAGGGCTTAAAGTGACTACAAAGTCAATCCAAAGGGTTGCAGATGTCAGcaagaaggcagagaaagaagaagCCACCACTGCCAGTTTGAAGGAACCCAAAGCTATGACACAAGGCAAATTTCCAACCCAAGTGACAGCTCAGGGGGGAGAAGTGGCTGGGAAACAGCAGAGCTTGGTGACCGGGGAAGCCAGCCAGATGCAGCCAGAAGAAAAGGCCCTTGGGAGTGATCTTCAGGCTGCAATGCAAAGCCTGAGGCTagcaacagcagaagcaaaaaacATTCAACACCATGTCCAGCGCAAGCTACAGAAGAACAAGGAGGATGTCCACAtggcctgcaggcagcaggcagccagcacacAGGGAACAGTGATCCTTCAATCAACCGTACGCCAACAAGACTCTGCATCCACCACGCAGGAGAGCACCAGTACTGCCATCAGGACCACCACCACTAGAGTCCAGGAGGCATCCAAGACCCACACAAGCGTGTCTCAGAAGAGCATAGCATCACACAAAAAGGTCAGTGCTTCAGAGGAAGTACAGGGAGGACAACTATTGAGCCAGGAAAGCCAAGTTGTGCCTAGTAGAGATTTTAGCATTAAGGATGGCCTTTATACTGCCACACCCGTGAAAACCTATATAAACCCTTTTGTTGAGTCTGATTACAAAGAGCAATCAGTGCAAGAAGAAAGAGATGTTATTATCAGAGGGGATGTACAGACAGCTATCAGAGCACTGCAAAGTGCCGCCACAGAACAGCGCCTGGTAGAAAAGGAGGATGTTGTCCGAGGTAATTTAAAAGCCACACTTCAGTCGCTGGAAAAGTCTAACGTTAATGTCTCCAGAGGGGATTTTAAAGCCGCTATGATATACAGAAATGCAGGGCAGTCCTATTCtgtgtgtaaaaagaaaaatgagactcAAGTCGTTAGTAACCAGACTGCTGTAGTGGCTTCAGGGTCGCAGGCTGATAAtgactttcctcctcctccctcagctgcTGTGATGAAAGCAGAGCATTGCCCACCCTCAACTACAGCAACAAAAGAAGGTGCCCTTCCACTACCAACCAGCAAAGATGAAGCCCCAGGATGTTCTGCACCTCTCCAGTCCCCTCTTCTTGCCCTCCCTTCTCTGTCCTGCAAACCCAGTGATCAGAGTCCTGTAGAGAAGCCCAGGACTCCTCCGAAACCAGAAATTACTGCCCCACCCAGGAAAAAACCTGTTCCCCCTCCAAAACCTGAGCACCTCTTACACGAGGCACATTCTGCCTTTGCAAATAACAGCACAAGCAGATCAACCAAACCCATCCCTCCACCCCTGCCTCCGAAACCTCCAGGCCTGAGGGAGATCAGCAAGCCAAAGTCTCCCCCCATGGAGCTAGGATTAAGCTGCGTGGAAGTAAGTGAACAACCAGGCCATGGGGAGGTTCAGACAAAATGCTGCACTTTGGAGACATCTGTGAACAAGCCTGTCACAGGTCAGGGTATGAGCCCTGAGAGAAAGCTGCCAAAAAACACTGCCAAAACCCCTCTTCAAATGGCAGAGGAAAGGTACAAGGCCAGCAAAGGAGGACAAGGAAAAGTGGAATCAGACAGTGCTAAGACTTCAAAGCCAATAAAAAATGGAGTGGTCAGTTTTGAAGTCGAGCATGAAATGATGACcgggaaagcagcagctccaaGGAGGTGCCCAGGTGAGGTGGTTCAGAGGCATATAGACCGGTGCCAAGATGAGAATGCGTGCTCTTCAGTATCACATCCAACCTGTCCTGGTAGAGCACAGACACTTAATGTGCCAGGACAGACTGAACCAAGCACCTCCCCTGTGGGCCACACCACTCGTCCAAAGAGAGGAGATGACATTGCACAAAATACCACATCCAAGGTGGAAAGGGAAAGTGTGTCTAATTCTTATGGATCGCGGGATAGTCAGAGAGTCGTGCAGCAGGTGAATGAGAGGACACAAATGTGTCATTCAGTGTCCTTCCATCAGCAGCCAATGAACCCCTTTGAGGAGCAACAGCAGGGGAATAGTGGGCAATTGAAATGTCCTGATGGGGAGGCAGAGGCACCTGCTCAAGAGAAGCCAGCAGTTGttatgagagaaaaaaacaagagagaaacagaagatgagCGTCGGAAGAGGCTGTCAGTGCACAAAGAGGAGATCATGAAAGGCAATGTCAAGGAGGCTATGGAGATTTTTGAGAACCTCAGGAGACAGGAGGAGCTGCAAGAGATCTTGACTCGGGTGAAGGAGTTCGAGGAGGAGACAAGCAAAGTGGACGTGAAAGCTCTGAAGAGCTTCTTTGAGAAGGTCCCTGACTGGGTTGTTCGTCAGAAGGCCCACCAGGCCAAGCAACAGGACAGGGCTGAGACACTGGCAAAGGAGGACGCTGACAGTGTCTCCTCAGTGGAGCTGGTTTTCGGGGACCTGGAACGAGCAAGTGCTGAGATTATCCACCTGAAGGAGCAGACACTTGCCCGGCTCCTGGACATCGAGGAGGCCATCAAGAAAGCTCTTTATTCTGTCTCTAGTCTCAAGTCTGAGTCAGACATCGCTGGGCTCTCAGGGCTGTTCAAAGAGTCTCTGGGGAACACCCAAagctctgtgagcagcagcaATATCCGCAAAATCAGTATTGTCTCAAGCAAAGCCAAGCAGGAGGGAATCACACTGGAGACAGGGGAAGCAGCATCTGTGGAAGGCACAAAGGTGGCAGAAAAGACTGAGGTAACCAAGGCAGAGCTAGAGGTCCCCCGCCTCATTCAATCTCGCGTCAGCTCTCCCTCCTCACCTTCCTACATCTCCATCGAGTCTGCTGCCAGGAAACCATCAGAATCACCCAGGACAGCACATTCCCCCTGGGATGTCCCTTCACCAGACTGTCTTGACACTCCAGAAAAGAGGGATGCTTTTGCTCAGGACAGCTTTAGCTCCTTTAACCATCTATCAGCAGGGTCTAGTGGGCATGACATGACCCCCTTTGACAAGAGACCAGAGCCTGTCCAAACAAAAGTTGAGCTGAGCTCAATGAAACAGCACACCCTTGGCAATGCCAACCACCCAATCAGTGAGAAAGAGAGGTGCCCTCTGGACACCTCCAAAGGCAGCTGTCACTGTGGGATGAAAGGAGGCTTTTCGGACTACTGCTCCCTGAATGTCCCCAGCCCGCAAAATCCACGGAGGCAGAAAAGCATCTTGGAGCTGCAGACAGGGCCCGATGGGTCCAAGCTCTATGGAGCCACCCGGACTGTCATGGAGCAGTACGAGGAAATGGACCAGTTTGGAAACAAAATCATCACTTCGTCCACCACAGTCACCAAGCAATCTGAGACACAAACTTCTTCTACCTGCGATGTGGTCTCTCATCCCCAATATGAGGTATCTGCCTCACCCGTGTTTCGGAGGTACTTGAAGAGCCCAGGCGAAGACTTCCACAGCAACGGCAGTTTTCAGGAGCCAGGAGTGGTCTTTGTCACCTTTGGCAACTCCAAGCCAAAGAAATAG